In Alteromonas sp. V450, the following proteins share a genomic window:
- the rsxB gene encoding electron transport complex subunit RsxB, translating to MTISTAIIFAVIAIGALALIFGFVLGYASIRFKVEGDPLVEQIDAVLPQTQCGQCGYPGCKPYAEAIAEGDDINKCPPGGEATIKKLADLMGVEPKPLDAAHGEEDVKKVAFIREDECIGCTKCIQACPVDAILGAAKHMHTVITDECTGCDLCVDPCPVDCIDMVPIAQTTSSWNWDFESSPKGDIPIKMVS from the coding sequence ATGACGATATCTACCGCTATTATATTCGCTGTCATTGCCATTGGCGCCCTTGCGCTTATTTTTGGTTTCGTTTTAGGCTACGCAAGCATCCGTTTTAAAGTTGAAGGCGACCCGCTTGTTGAACAAATTGATGCTGTACTACCCCAAACGCAGTGTGGCCAATGCGGATACCCGGGCTGCAAGCCTTATGCAGAGGCAATTGCGGAAGGTGACGATATTAATAAGTGCCCACCTGGTGGCGAGGCAACGATTAAAAAACTCGCAGACTTGATGGGGGTTGAACCTAAACCCCTTGATGCAGCTCACGGTGAAGAAGACGTTAAAAAAGTTGCGTTCATACGCGAAGACGAATGCATCGGCTGTACGAAATGTATCCAGGCCTGCCCTGTAGACGCCATTCTAGGTGCAGCCAAACATATGCACACGGTCATAACTGATGAATGTACGGGCTGCGACCTATGTGTAGATCCCTGCCCTGTCGACTGTATCGACATGGTACCAATTGCACAAACCACTTCTTCATGGAACTGGGATTTTGAATCATCGCCTAAAGGTGATATCCCCATCAAAATGGTGTCGTAA
- the rsxA gene encoding electron transport complex subunit RsxA encodes MTEFLLLLIGTVLVNNFVLVKFLGLCPFMGVSGKLETAMGMSMATTFVLTLASASSYLVETYLLAPLGIGYLRTLAFILVIAVVVQFTEMVVHKTSPTLYRLLGIFLPLITTNCAVLGVALLNLTEQHNFMQSLIYGFGAAVGFSLVLVLFAAMRERLAAADVPVSFKGASIAMITAGLMSLAFMGFSGLVKV; translated from the coding sequence ATGACTGAATTTTTACTGCTATTGATTGGTACAGTACTGGTTAACAACTTTGTGTTGGTTAAATTTCTCGGCTTATGTCCGTTTATGGGCGTTTCTGGAAAATTAGAAACCGCCATGGGTATGTCTATGGCCACCACATTTGTACTGACTCTTGCATCAGCGTCAAGCTACTTAGTTGAAACCTATTTACTTGCTCCACTTGGCATAGGCTACCTTAGAACACTGGCCTTTATTCTCGTTATCGCGGTAGTAGTTCAGTTCACAGAAATGGTCGTGCACAAAACAAGCCCTACTTTATATAGACTGTTAGGCATATTTCTCCCTCTTATCACAACCAATTGCGCAGTACTTGGTGTAGCGCTATTAAACCTTACCGAACAACATAATTTCATGCAGAGCCTTATTTATGGTTTCGGCGCAGCGGTGGGTTTCTCTCTGGTACTGGTGTTATTTGCGGCTATGCGTGAGCGTTTAGCTGCTGCTGATGTACCTGTATCCTTTAAAGGTGCGTCAATTGCAATGATAACCGCCGGACTCATGTCTCTCGCATTTATGGGCTTTAGTGGACTGGTGAAAGTGTAA
- a CDS encoding MATE family efflux transporter — MTKTNAKPRTSDLLEGDISTTLKRMTIPMILGMVMMMSFGLIDTFFVSLLGTDPLAAISFTFPVTFTVISLNIGLGIGTSAIIGKLQGSKEITKSQHYATGSLMLSFLLVGALAIIGFFTIEPVFKLLNATDNLMPYISDYMGLWYLSSIFLAMPMVGNSVLRACGDTRTPSIVMAAGGGLNALLDPIFIFGLGPIPAMGIKGAALATFIAWIVGALWILYILSIRRKLMLPRLLTLAELRDSSREILKIGLPAAGANMLTPVAGGVMTAVVAGYGAEAVAAWGVGNRMESIASIVVLALSMTLPPFISQNVGAGQVERVKKAYSLTLKFVLVWQFAIFLVMWALSSWIAVAFANEAEVSVLIQLFLMIVPLGYGMQGIIILTNSSLNAMHRPMTALTLSVIRLFVFFVPISVTASFLFELKGLFAGTVIANIAMACVSLVVFKRAITQFEQDKEAPEHG, encoded by the coding sequence GTGACAAAAACAAACGCTAAGCCACGTACTTCTGACTTATTGGAAGGAGATATAAGTACTACGTTAAAGCGTATGACTATTCCTATGATATTGGGAATGGTAATGATGATGAGTTTTGGACTTATTGATACCTTTTTCGTGAGCTTGTTGGGCACCGATCCGTTAGCTGCTATTAGCTTTACTTTTCCAGTTACCTTTACCGTTATCAGTTTGAACATTGGTTTAGGTATTGGCACATCAGCAATTATTGGCAAATTGCAGGGCAGCAAAGAAATAACTAAGTCTCAGCATTATGCTACCGGCTCCTTAATGCTGTCTTTTTTGCTGGTGGGAGCGTTAGCAATAATTGGCTTTTTTACCATAGAGCCCGTGTTCAAGTTGCTTAACGCAACCGACAATCTAATGCCATACATTTCTGATTATATGGGGCTGTGGTACTTGTCGAGCATTTTTCTTGCTATGCCGATGGTGGGCAATAGTGTATTGCGTGCCTGTGGCGATACTCGCACACCCAGTATTGTTATGGCGGCGGGAGGCGGCCTAAACGCTTTGCTTGATCCCATTTTTATTTTCGGCCTTGGGCCCATTCCGGCGATGGGAATAAAAGGTGCGGCGCTGGCAACCTTTATAGCGTGGATTGTAGGTGCATTATGGATTCTATATATCTTATCTATTCGCCGAAAGCTTATGTTGCCTCGACTGCTGACACTCGCTGAGCTGCGTGATAGCAGCCGTGAAATCCTAAAAATAGGGCTGCCTGCGGCGGGGGCGAATATGCTGACCCCTGTTGCCGGTGGGGTAATGACTGCCGTCGTTGCTGGATACGGCGCTGAAGCGGTTGCAGCGTGGGGAGTGGGTAACAGAATGGAGTCTATTGCTAGTATTGTCGTGTTAGCCCTATCTATGACATTACCCCCTTTTATTAGCCAAAACGTTGGAGCAGGGCAGGTAGAACGGGTAAAGAAAGCGTATTCGCTCACATTGAAGTTTGTTCTTGTATGGCAGTTCGCTATTTTTCTTGTCATGTGGGCACTGTCTAGCTGGATAGCTGTTGCCTTTGCTAATGAAGCAGAGGTAAGCGTGTTAATACAGCTGTTTTTGATGATTGTGCCGCTGGGTTATGGCATGCAGGGCATAATTATTCTGACCAACTCATCGTTAAACGCCATGCATCGACCCATGACGGCGTTAACGTTGAGTGTCATCCGCTTATTTGTTTTCTTCGTACCTATCAGCGTTACGGCGAGTTTTCTTTTTGAGTTAAAAGGCTTATTTGCAGGAACGGTTATTGCCAATATAGCGATGGCGTGTGTTTCATTAGTTGTTTTTAAGCGTGCAATAACTCAATTTGAACAAGATAAAGAAGCGCCTGAGCACGGCTAA
- the uvrB gene encoding excinuclease ABC subunit UvrB, whose translation MSRGFELHSKYKPAGDQPKAIEALVDGLESGLAGQTLLGVTGSGKTFTMANVIKEVQRPTLILAHNKTLAAQLYGEMKEFFPNNAVEYFVSYYDYYQPEAYVPSTDTFIEKDASINDHIEQMRLSATKALMERRDVVIVASVSAIYGLGDPESYMKMLLHLRQGDTMDQRDILRRLAELQYKRNDLAFERGTFRVRGDVIDIFPADSEKQAVRVELFDDEIDKISLFDPLTGAVDKSVIRATVFPKTHYVTPREKILNAIEHIKDELGDRKKQLQEANKLIEEQRISQRTQFDIEMMMELGYCSGIENYSRYLSGRAPGEPPPTLLDYFPADGLMFIDESHVTVSQVGAMYRGDRSRKETLVEFGFRLPSALDNRPLKFEEFEQICPQTIYVSATPGDYELKKTDGEIVEQVVRPTGLLDPVIEVRPVATQVDDVLSEIQKRVELDERVLITTLTKRMAEDLSEYLNEHGVKVRYLHSDIDTVERIEIIRDLRLGKFDVLVGINLLREGLDMPEVSLVAILDADKEGFLRAERSLIQTIGRAARHVNGKAILYADSITKSMKKAMDETERRREKQMAHNEANGITPMRLNKPITDIMDLGDSAHPASGKVRLRKVEEKKKQQKTASATELMDQITELEKQMFEYARELEFEKAASLRDDIEALRKQVVTLS comes from the coding sequence ATGAGTAGAGGGTTTGAGCTTCATTCTAAATACAAGCCAGCAGGCGATCAGCCAAAAGCCATAGAAGCTTTGGTGGATGGCCTGGAAAGTGGCCTGGCCGGCCAAACACTACTGGGTGTTACAGGCTCGGGTAAAACCTTTACCATGGCTAATGTCATTAAAGAAGTACAAAGACCAACACTTATTCTTGCGCACAACAAAACCTTAGCGGCTCAGCTTTACGGTGAGATGAAAGAGTTCTTTCCCAATAATGCCGTAGAGTACTTCGTTTCATATTACGATTATTATCAGCCAGAAGCTTATGTACCAAGCACCGATACTTTCATTGAGAAAGACGCGTCAATTAATGATCACATTGAGCAAATGCGACTATCCGCCACTAAAGCTCTAATGGAACGCCGCGACGTTGTAATTGTAGCTAGTGTTTCTGCAATTTATGGCTTAGGTGACCCTGAATCCTATATGAAAATGCTGCTGCATCTTCGTCAGGGCGACACCATGGACCAACGTGATATTTTGCGTCGTCTTGCTGAGTTGCAGTATAAGCGCAACGATCTAGCGTTCGAACGGGGTACATTTCGCGTTCGTGGCGATGTTATAGATATTTTTCCTGCAGATTCTGAAAAGCAGGCCGTAAGGGTTGAGCTGTTTGACGATGAAATAGATAAAATTAGCCTGTTCGATCCGCTAACGGGGGCTGTCGATAAGTCAGTTATTCGAGCAACGGTTTTTCCTAAAACGCATTATGTAACCCCGCGAGAGAAAATTCTCAATGCCATTGAGCATATTAAAGATGAACTAGGCGATCGCAAAAAGCAGCTCCAAGAGGCGAATAAGCTGATTGAAGAGCAGCGTATTTCACAGCGCACTCAGTTCGATATCGAAATGATGATGGAGCTTGGCTATTGTTCGGGGATCGAAAATTACTCTCGCTATCTTTCAGGAAGAGCACCGGGCGAACCACCTCCCACCTTATTGGATTACTTTCCAGCAGACGGTTTGATGTTTATCGATGAATCGCATGTTACTGTTTCTCAAGTAGGGGCTATGTATCGCGGGGATCGCTCTAGAAAAGAGACCTTGGTGGAATTTGGGTTTAGGCTGCCGTCGGCGTTAGATAATCGTCCGCTTAAGTTTGAAGAATTTGAACAGATTTGCCCCCAAACCATCTATGTTTCTGCCACACCGGGTGACTATGAGTTAAAGAAAACTGACGGTGAAATAGTTGAGCAAGTTGTGCGTCCGACAGGTCTTCTAGACCCTGTTATTGAAGTTCGCCCAGTAGCGACTCAGGTTGATGATGTGCTGTCTGAAATACAAAAGCGGGTAGAACTTGACGAACGAGTACTTATTACTACCTTAACCAAGCGTATGGCTGAAGATTTAAGCGAGTATTTAAATGAGCACGGCGTTAAAGTTCGTTACCTGCATTCGGATATCGATACCGTAGAGCGAATTGAAATAATCCGAGACTTGCGGTTGGGTAAATTCGACGTGTTAGTTGGTATTAACCTGTTGCGTGAAGGTTTAGACATGCCGGAAGTGTCGCTGGTGGCGATTTTAGATGCTGATAAAGAAGGCTTCTTGCGCGCAGAACGTTCGTTAATCCAGACTATTGGTAGAGCCGCGCGTCACGTGAATGGTAAAGCTATTTTGTACGCTGACAGTATTACCAAGTCGATGAAAAAAGCGATGGATGAGACTGAACGTCGTCGTGAGAAGCAAATGGCGCATAACGAGGCAAACGGTATTACGCCAATGCGACTCAATAAGCCTATTACCGACATTATGGACTTAGGCGACTCCGCACACCCTGCGTCAGGTAAGGTCAGACTTCGCAAAGTCGAAGAGAAGAAAAAACAGCAGAAAACTGCCAGTGCAACAGAGTTAATGGATCAAATTACCGAGCTTGAAAAGCAGATGTTCGAATATGCTCGCGAGCTAGAATTTGAAAAAGCAGCGTCGTTACGTGACGATATTGAAGCACTTAGAAAGCAAGTTGTCACGCTTTCGTAA
- a CDS encoding LysR family transcriptional regulator, whose protein sequence is MLNRLQESDIKLLRVFYAVASCNGFTAAEPVLRMQRPNISAAIKKLEERLDLVLCHRGRGGFQMTKEGEVVFQETKRIFNAFDNFVFNLKSLHDDYSGHITLVLMAGLPLSMHMAVSKAVKSTMKKFDDIHVNIQTRLYNEVEHVALSGECHLVVSTYDMVKPESVTFHPVGHKIEGRLYCAPTHPLAKYRDTDLPSDVKIGDYPAIGISGLSSANYIEEETRLSIQTFSDSFDAAMSAIMTGEYVGLLPDYMAKEQGAALGLVPIAKGSLFNFTHELFVMNGKNTRLNPVLRHCIKELSYFISESQK, encoded by the coding sequence ATGCTTAACCGTCTTCAGGAGTCTGATATTAAGCTACTCCGCGTTTTTTACGCGGTGGCCAGTTGTAATGGTTTCACGGCAGCAGAGCCAGTACTGCGCATGCAAAGACCGAATATCAGTGCTGCTATAAAAAAATTAGAAGAACGTTTAGACCTTGTACTTTGTCATCGAGGCCGTGGTGGTTTTCAAATGACAAAAGAGGGAGAGGTCGTTTTCCAAGAAACAAAACGCATTTTTAATGCGTTCGACAACTTTGTATTCAATTTAAAATCTCTTCATGACGACTATTCAGGTCATATTACGCTTGTACTAATGGCGGGGTTGCCGCTTTCAATGCATATGGCGGTTAGTAAAGCTGTCAAAAGTACGATGAAGAAATTTGACGACATACATGTCAATATTCAAACGCGTTTGTACAACGAAGTAGAACACGTAGCGTTATCTGGTGAGTGTCATCTTGTCGTGTCTACTTACGATATGGTTAAACCAGAATCGGTAACTTTTCATCCGGTAGGACACAAAATCGAGGGACGCCTTTATTGCGCTCCTACACATCCGCTTGCAAAGTATCGCGATACTGATTTACCCAGCGATGTCAAAATTGGTGATTATCCAGCAATTGGAATTTCCGGTTTGTCTTCAGCGAATTACATTGAAGAGGAAACGCGATTGTCTATACAGACATTCTCAGACTCATTTGACGCTGCCATGTCGGCCATTATGACGGGTGAATACGTAGGTCTACTTCCTGACTACATGGCAAAAGAACAAGGTGCTGCATTGGGCTTGGTGCCAATTGCTAAGGGAAGTTTGTTTAATTTCACACATGAACTCTTTGTGATGAATGGAAAAAACACCCGTTTAAACCCCGTCTTGCGACATTGTATAAAAGAGCTCAGCTATTTTATTTCTGAAAGTCAAAAATAG
- the queC gene encoding 7-cyano-7-deazaguanine synthase QueC, with translation MSENVVVIYSGGMDSFTVLHKALKAGKKVHALSFNYGQRHKKELDYAANVCKSLNVPHKIVDISAINTLIGGSALTSDIDVPEGHYEEPSMKQTVVPNRNMILLSLAVGYAVSLDANEVYYGAHSGDHAIYPDCRPEFVHKMNDVCGIANYTPVTIMTPYIDDSKTAILTDGLSMGLDYGQTWTCYNGREKACGKCGACEERLEAFKENGATDPLEYE, from the coding sequence ATGTCAGAAAACGTTGTTGTTATATATTCAGGAGGCATGGACTCCTTCACTGTTCTGCACAAAGCGCTGAAAGCCGGCAAGAAAGTCCACGCTTTAAGCTTTAATTACGGTCAGCGCCATAAGAAAGAGCTCGATTATGCGGCAAACGTATGTAAGTCGCTTAATGTGCCTCACAAAATTGTTGATATTAGCGCGATAAATACCCTTATAGGCGGCTCTGCCCTGACGTCAGATATCGACGTTCCAGAAGGCCACTACGAAGAGCCAAGCATGAAGCAAACTGTGGTTCCAAATCGCAACATGATTTTGCTTTCACTGGCCGTCGGATATGCTGTGAGCTTAGATGCAAACGAAGTTTACTACGGTGCACATTCTGGTGACCACGCTATTTATCCGGATTGTCGTCCAGAGTTTGTCCATAAAATGAATGATGTGTGCGGTATCGCGAATTACACACCTGTCACCATTATGACTCCTTATATCGACGACAGCAAAACCGCTATATTGACCGATGGCCTGTCTATGGGGCTGGATTATGGCCAAACGTGGACTTGTTACAACGGCAGAGAAAAAGCGTGCGGAAAATGCGGTGCGTGTGAAGAACGCTTAGAGGCATTTAAAGAAAACGGAGCTACCGACCCACTAGAGTACGAATAA
- the queE gene encoding 7-carboxy-7-deazaguanine synthase QueE — translation MSTLNINEMFETIQGEGAHTGIPSIFVRLQGCPVGCPWCDTKHTWEINPELSVSPQAVITKGEESETYFISSEEALLSEFKQQGYVAKHVVITGGEPCMYDLRPLTSLLHDKGYTTQIETSGTFEVLCDVRTYVTVSPKINMKGGYDVLVSALERANEIKHPIAMQKHIDELDALLANVSSLDGKQVCLQPISQQKRATELAVRTCIERNWRLSLQTHKYIGIE, via the coding sequence ATGTCCACATTAAACATCAATGAGATGTTTGAAACTATTCAAGGTGAAGGTGCTCACACAGGTATTCCTTCTATCTTTGTTCGTCTACAGGGCTGCCCTGTAGGGTGTCCATGGTGTGATACCAAACATACATGGGAAATTAACCCTGAACTCAGTGTGTCGCCCCAAGCGGTGATAACCAAAGGCGAAGAATCTGAAACTTACTTCATTTCAAGTGAAGAGGCGCTGCTAAGCGAGTTCAAGCAACAAGGTTATGTAGCAAAGCATGTGGTTATTACTGGCGGTGAGCCATGTATGTATGATTTACGTCCGCTGACGAGCCTTCTTCACGACAAAGGATATACAACACAGATTGAGACTAGCGGTACCTTTGAAGTGCTTTGCGATGTGCGCACCTACGTGACAGTATCTCCTAAAATAAATATGAAAGGCGGATATGACGTCTTAGTGAGCGCGCTTGAACGAGCCAATGAAATTAAGCATCCCATCGCTATGCAAAAGCATATTGACGAGCTTGATGCGCTTCTTGCTAATGTATCGTCTCTAGATGGGAAACAGGTTTGTTTACAACCAATTAGCCAGCAAAAGAGAGCAACAGAGCTTGCAGTGCGTACTTGTATTGAACGTAACTGGCGGCTATCTTTACAAACACACAAGTACATTGGCATTGAATAA
- a CDS encoding transporter substrate-binding domain-containing protein — protein MLVFAKHASGALWTITYPRPLDETDERTQYPVALLKLALDKTGVNYELKPSDRILLTGKAMRQLRENREVNIVWSMTDSQREKELTPIRIPIAKGLIGLRVFAVSTDKKSKFDNLLSLNDMRRLVPIQGEEWPDTKILQANGFNVFTVPDYREAYAMIIQGKGDFFPRSVMEINAELQAQGSSKGLHLEENFALYYPTAMYYFVSASNKILANLIETGLKRAIDDGSFEALFQSTYSPILASLDIDERKIFTLENPLLPIETPLNNEKLWYKPELD, from the coding sequence ATGCTTGTGTTTGCGAAGCATGCCAGTGGTGCGCTTTGGACAATCACCTACCCACGTCCCCTTGATGAAACTGATGAAAGGACACAGTACCCTGTTGCGCTTCTCAAGCTGGCCTTGGACAAAACCGGAGTTAACTACGAACTAAAGCCATCAGATAGAATTTTGCTCACGGGTAAAGCAATGCGTCAGCTGCGCGAGAACCGAGAAGTAAACATCGTGTGGAGTATGACTGACAGTCAAAGGGAAAAAGAGTTAACGCCCATACGTATCCCCATTGCAAAAGGCCTTATTGGTTTGCGGGTTTTCGCCGTCAGTACAGATAAAAAATCAAAGTTTGACAATTTACTCTCGCTCAATGACATGCGCAGGTTAGTGCCCATTCAAGGCGAGGAGTGGCCCGACACCAAAATTTTACAGGCAAATGGTTTTAATGTGTTTACGGTTCCAGATTATCGCGAAGCGTATGCGATGATTATTCAAGGGAAAGGGGACTTTTTTCCGCGCTCTGTAATGGAAATAAACGCTGAGTTACAAGCTCAGGGCTCTTCTAAAGGTTTACATCTAGAGGAAAATTTTGCGTTGTATTACCCGACTGCCATGTATTATTTTGTTAGTGCTAGTAACAAAATTCTCGCAAATTTAATAGAAACAGGTCTTAAGAGAGCCATAGACGATGGTTCGTTTGAAGCACTCTTTCAATCTACCTATTCTCCAATATTAGCATCGTTAGACATTGACGAGCGCAAAATCTTTACATTGGAAAATCCTTTACTCCCTATTGAAACGCCTTTAAATAACGAAAAGCTTTGGTACAAGCCCGAATTAGATTAA
- the asnB gene encoding asparagine synthase B produces MCGIFGILDIKTDVSELRTQALDLSKLLRHRGPDWSGIWNNDNTILCHERLAIVDVDTGAQPLISQNDKQILAVNGEIYNHKQLAAELDEPYPFKTRSDCEVILPLFQQKGIDFIDDLEGMFAFILYDEEQDAYLIARDHIGIIPLYTGYDEHGNFYVSSEMKALAGVCKTISEFPPGHYLWSKEGKITKYYKRDWMEYDNVKDNSSDLDELRVAFEKAVKSHMMSDVPYAVLLSGGLDSSLVSAVAAQYVAKRVEDEDKTDAWWPRLHSFAVGLEGAPDLKAAKKVADMIGTVHHEIHFTIQEGLDAIRDVIYHLETYDTTTIRAATPMYLMTRKIKAMGIKMVLSGEGSDEIFGGYLYFHKAPNAKEFHEETVRKLDRLHMFDCARANKATSAWGVEARVPFLDKNFIDVAMRLNPQDKMCLDGKMEKWILRKAFDNGETLPAEVLWRQKEQFGDGVGYSWIDSIRDFVENEVSDQQLATAEFRFPVNTPDTKEGYYYRTIFESYFPQESAARCVPGGKSIACSTAEALEWDESFKNNADPSGRSMKGVHAGEA; encoded by the coding sequence ATGTGTGGTATTTTCGGTATCCTTGATATCAAAACCGATGTGTCTGAACTCAGAACCCAAGCCCTCGATTTATCAAAACTTTTGCGCCACCGTGGCCCTGACTGGTCGGGTATCTGGAACAATGACAATACCATTCTTTGTCACGAAAGATTGGCGATTGTCGACGTTGATACAGGGGCACAGCCGCTTATCAGTCAAAACGATAAACAAATCCTTGCTGTAAACGGCGAGATTTACAATCACAAGCAGCTAGCTGCTGAGTTGGATGAACCGTATCCATTTAAAACGCGTTCAGATTGCGAAGTTATCCTTCCTCTATTCCAGCAAAAAGGCATCGACTTTATTGATGACCTAGAAGGCATGTTCGCGTTTATTCTTTATGATGAAGAACAGGACGCTTACCTGATTGCCCGTGACCACATTGGCATTATTCCGCTTTACACGGGTTATGACGAACACGGTAACTTCTATGTTTCATCTGAAATGAAAGCGTTAGCAGGCGTATGTAAAACAATTAGTGAGTTTCCTCCTGGCCACTATCTGTGGAGCAAAGAAGGTAAAATCACCAAGTACTACAAACGTGACTGGATGGAATACGATAACGTTAAAGACAACTCAAGTGATCTAGACGAGCTTCGTGTTGCTTTTGAAAAAGCGGTTAAGTCTCATATGATGTCTGACGTTCCATACGCCGTATTGTTATCTGGCGGCTTAGACTCATCACTCGTTTCAGCTGTAGCTGCGCAATATGTTGCAAAGCGCGTTGAAGATGAAGATAAAACTGATGCGTGGTGGCCTCGTCTGCACAGTTTTGCAGTAGGTCTTGAAGGTGCTCCAGATCTTAAGGCAGCGAAGAAAGTGGCCGACATGATTGGCACCGTGCACCATGAAATTCACTTCACTATTCAAGAAGGTTTAGATGCCATCCGTGATGTTATCTACCACTTGGAAACCTACGACACAACGACAATTCGCGCCGCTACGCCCATGTACTTAATGACCCGAAAGATTAAAGCGATGGGCATTAAAATGGTGCTTTCGGGTGAAGGTTCTGATGAAATTTTTGGTGGTTACCTGTATTTCCATAAAGCGCCAAACGCCAAGGAATTCCATGAAGAAACGGTTCGAAAGTTAGATCGCCTTCACATGTTTGACTGTGCGCGTGCTAACAAGGCCACGTCAGCATGGGGTGTAGAAGCCCGTGTTCCTTTCTTAGATAAGAACTTCATTGACGTAGCCATGCGCTTGAACCCGCAAGACAAAATGTGTCTAGACGGAAAAATGGAGAAGTGGATCCTTCGTAAAGCATTTGATAACGGCGAAACCCTTCCAGCAGAAGTATTATGGCGTCAGAAAGAACAGTTTGGTGACGGCGTAGGTTATTCGTGGATCGACTCAATTCGCGACTTCGTTGAAAACGAAGTTAGCGACCAGCAGCTAGCAACAGCGGAGTTCCGCTTCCCAGTAAATACGCCAGACACCAAAGAAGGCTACTACTACCGCACGATATTTGAGAGCTATTTCCCGCAAGAAAGCGCAGCCCGCTGTGTACCGGGCGGTAAATCTATTGCATGTAGTACCGCTGAAGCCCTTGAATGGGACGAGAGCTTTAAAAATAACGCAGACCCTTCAGGCCGCTCAATGAAAGGAGTTCACGCTGGAGAAGCGTAG